Proteins co-encoded in one Solea senegalensis isolate Sse05_10M linkage group LG8, IFAPA_SoseM_1, whole genome shotgun sequence genomic window:
- the spred3 gene encoding sprouty-related, EVH1 domain-containing protein 3, translated as MEGDVRVRAVVMTRDDSSGGWVPLGGGGLSHVVICKGRSHEGRGRREYIIRGERLRDRAPVLECAVQRGLVYNKVNPIFHHWRVEDRKFGLTFQSPADAISFEKGLQTVIDKLDRGSDSPSSSTPEEADTEDDGQASHTGSESSSNSRKEMLPKPITIVTSESSSTCFVRSEEFSFGSSHAVTTQTPAQIHTRPGQHQLPQMTAVLNPPVPPPPPPAPPTPPVGPPASSPLSPLSPTISLLEEGDLRSVDPCKDLWGSRGYEDYRRAGATRTMVGGLTGGVVVGSGGSHQDKSELCVVRFEKELTGVGTAGCDVTVSLDSKASQRLSSSSPTCMSMPNAVSGVSSGAGSPQETGKGSPSPCCIHTSVATPRSRTRKRGGGGGGASSSSGDQGVISPDDDSPCPQASSSCSSRCVYCRSVFSASENGRGRCRDAPDPALHCLRQWTCVWCAESLLYHCMSDSEGEFWEPCSCDDSMGGHPHPLCCARWLALLALSLFVPCMCCYLPLRACLRCGERCGCCGGKHKAVR; from the exons ATGGAGGGCGA TGTGCGTGTTCGTGCAGTGGTGATGACACGTGATGACTCCAGTGGCGGTTGGGTGCCCCTTGGAGGTGGCGGCCTCAGTCATGTGGTCATATGTAAGGGGCGGAGCCACGAAGGCAGGGGACGGAGGGAGTACATCATACGTGGGGAGCGGCTACGAGATCGAGCg CCGGTGTTGGAGTGTGCAGTGCAGAGGGGGTTAGTGTACAATAAGGTGAACCCCATCTTCCATCACTGGCGAGTAGAGGATCGAAAGTTTGGCCTTACATTCCAGAGTCCTGCTGACGCCATCTCCTTTGAGAAGGGGCTGCAGACTGTCATCGACAAGCTCGACAGAG GCTCTGACTCTCCCTCATCCTCCACGCCAGAAGAGGCCGACACTGAGGACGACGGACAAGCT TCCCATACAGGAAGTGAGTCGTCGTCCAACAGCAGAAAGGAGATGCTTCCCAAGCCCATCACCATAGTAACGAGTGAGTCGTCGTCGACCTGCTTCGTGAGATCGGAGGAGTTTAGTTTTGGATCCAGCCATGCTGTAACCACTCAGACACCTGCTCAG ATCCACACGAGGCCGGGACAGCACCAGCTCCCTCAAATGACGGCTGTGTTGAATCCCCCGgtgcccccacccccacctcctgCTCCACCTACTCCTCCTGTGGGTCCCCCAGCCTCCTCGCCTCTGTCCCCCCTCTCACCTACAATTTCTCTGCTGGAAGAGGGGGACCTTCGGAGCGTGGACCCTTGCAAAGACCTGTGGGGTTCTAGAGGTTATGAGGATTACCGACGGGCAGGGGCCACCAGGACTATGGTCGGGGGACTGACTGGGGGCGTGGTCGTCGGTAGCGGAGGGAGCCACCAGGACAAGTCAGAATTGTGTGTGGTTCGCTTTGAGAAGGAGTTGACAGGTGTGGGGACGGCGGGCTGCGACGTGACAGTGAGCTTGGACAGTAAAGCTTCCCAGCGACTGTCCTCGTCGTCGCCCACCTGCATGTCCATGCCCAACGCTGTGTCAGGCGTGTCCTCAGGTGCCGGCTCGCCCCAGGAGACGGGCAAAGGCTCGCCCTCCCCGTGCTGCATCCACACCTCCGTGGCCACGCCCCGCTCACGGACTCgtaagagaggaggaggaggaggaggggccagcagcagcagcggtgacCAAGGCGTGATCTCCCCCGACGATGACAGCCCGTGTCCTCAGGCCTCTTCGTCATGCTCGTCTCGCTGTGTGTACTGCCGCTCTGTTTTCAGCGCTTCAGAAAATGGGCGGGGCCGCTGCAGAGACGCCCCGGACCCGGCCCTGCACTGCCTGCGCCAGTGGacctgtgtgtggtgtgcagaGAGTCTGCTCTACCACTGCATGTCGGACTCTGAGGGAGAGTTCTGGGAGCCTTGCTCATGTGATGACTCGATGGGGGGCCACCCACACCCCCTCTGCTGTGCCCGCTGGTTGGCCCTCCTGGCCCTGTCGCTCTTCGTGCCCTGCATGTGCTGCTACCTGCCTTTGCGCGCCTGCCTGCGGTGTGGGGAGAGGTGTGGCTGCTGCGGGGGAAAGCACAAGGCGGTCCGATGA